A window from Chiroxiphia lanceolata isolate bChiLan1 chromosome 3, bChiLan1.pri, whole genome shotgun sequence encodes these proteins:
- the EZR gene encoding ezrin isoform X2, with amino-acid sequence MQSWSLPFSQTLQANSCLTRVMDQHKLSREQWEERIQVWHAEHSGMLKENAMLEYLKIAQDLEMYGINYFEIKNKKGTDLWLGVDALGLNIYEKDDKLTPKIGFPWSEIRNISFNDKKFVIKPIDKKAPDFVFYAPRLRINKRILQLCMGNHELYMRRRKPDTIEVQQMKAQAREEKHQKQLERKQLEDEKRRRETIEREKEQMLREKEELLVRLQEYEVKTQKAEKELSDQIQRAIQLEEERRRAQEEAERLEADRLAALQAKEELERQTMDQIKSQEQLATELAEYTAKIALLEEARRRKESEVEEWQIRAREAQEDLVKTKEELHLVMTAPPPPPPPVYEPVNYHVHDNLQDEGSEYSAYSAEFSSEGIRNDRNEEKRITEAEKNARVQSQLRALTDELAQARDENKRTQNDIIHSENMRQGRDKYKTLRQIRQGNTKQRIDEFEAM; translated from the exons ATGCAGAGCTGGAGTTTGCCATTCAGCCAAACACTACAGGCAAACAGCTGTTTGACCAG GGTCATGGATCAGCATAAACTCTCCAGAGAGCAGTGGGAAGAACGGATTCAGGTGTGGCATGCTGAACACAGTGGCATGCTCAA AGAGAATGCCATGCTGGAATACTTGAAGATTGCCCAAGACCTGGAGATGTATGGAATCAACTACTTTGAAATCAAGAATAAGAAAGGAACTGACCTTTGGCTGGGGGTTGATGCCTTGGGGCTCAACATCTATGAAAAGGATGATAA acTAACTCCAAAGATTGGGTTCCCCTGGAGCGAAATCAGAAACATCTCCTTCAATGACAAGAAGTTTGTTATAAAGCCCATTGACAAGAAGGCACCA GACTTTGTGTTTTATGCCCCTCGTCTGAGAATTAACAAGAGGATCTTGCAGCTCTGCATGGGCAACCATGAACTGTATATGCGGCGCAGGAAGCCTGACACCATTGAGGTGCAACAGATGAAAGCCCAGGCCCGGGAAGAGAAGCACCAGAAGCAACTGGAAAG GAAACAACTAGAAGatgaaaagaggaggagggagacaattgagagggagaaagaacaaatgctgagggagaaggaggagctCCTGGTGAGGCTACAGGAGTATGAAGTGAAGActcagaaagcagagaaag AGCTCTCAGATCAGATCCAAAGAGCCattcagctggaggaggaaaggagacgAGCCCAGGAGGAAGCAGAACGTTTGGAAGCTGACCGTTTAGCTGCTCTGCAGGccaaggaagagctggaaagacAAACTATGGACCAGATAAAGAGCCAGGAACAACTG GCTACAGAGCTTGCAGAGTATACAGCCAAGATTGCACTTCTTGAAGAGGCAAGGAGGCGTAAAGAGAGTGAGGTTGAAGAGTGGCAAATCAGA GCCAGGGAAGCCCAGGAGGATCTGGTAAAGACAAAGGAGGAGTTACACCTGGTAATGACTgctccacctccacctccaccaCCTGTCTATGAGCCAGTGAACTACCATGTCCACGATAACTTGCAAGATGAAGGCTCTGAGTACTCTGCCTACAGTGCAGAGTTCTCCAGTGAGGGGATCAGGAATGACCGCAATGAGGAGAAGCGCATTACTGAAGCAGAGAAGAATGCACGTGTACAGAGTCAACTGAGG GCACTGACAGACGAGCTGGCCCAGGCTAGAGATGAAAATAAGAGGACCCAAAACGACATTATCCACTCAGAAAACATGCGACAGGGACGTGACAAGTACAAGACGCTGCGGCAGATCCGGCAAGGCAACACCAAGCAGAGAATCGATGAGTTTGAGGCAATGTAA
- the EZR gene encoding ezrin isoform X1 — protein sequence MPKPINVRVVTMDAELEFAIQPNTTGKQLFDQVVKTIGLREVWYFGLQYVDNKGFQTWLKLDKKVSAQEIRKENPLQFKFRAKFFPEDVSEELIQDITQKLFFLQVKEGILSDEIYCPPETAVLLGSYAVQAKFGDYNKEVHKPGYLNSERLIPQRVMDQHKLSREQWEERIQVWHAEHSGMLKENAMLEYLKIAQDLEMYGINYFEIKNKKGTDLWLGVDALGLNIYEKDDKLTPKIGFPWSEIRNISFNDKKFVIKPIDKKAPDFVFYAPRLRINKRILQLCMGNHELYMRRRKPDTIEVQQMKAQAREEKHQKQLERKQLEDEKRRRETIEREKEQMLREKEELLVRLQEYEVKTQKAEKELSDQIQRAIQLEEERRRAQEEAERLEADRLAALQAKEELERQTMDQIKSQEQLATELAEYTAKIALLEEARRRKESEVEEWQIRAREAQEDLVKTKEELHLVMTAPPPPPPPVYEPVNYHVHDNLQDEGSEYSAYSAEFSSEGIRNDRNEEKRITEAEKNARVQSQLRALTDELAQARDENKRTQNDIIHSENMRQGRDKYKTLRQIRQGNTKQRIDEFEAM from the exons aTCAACGTTCGAGTTGTTACTATGGATGCAGAGCTGGAGTTTGCCATTCAGCCAAACACTACAGGCAAACAGCTGTTTGACCAG GTGGTTAAAACCATAGGTTTGCGAGAGGTGTGGTACTTTGGTCTTCAGTATGTGGACAACAAAGGATTCCAGACTTGGCTGAAGCTTGATAAAAAG GTTTCTGCTCAGGAAATTAGAAAGGAGAATCCTCTCCAATTCAAATTCCGTGCCAAGTTCTTCCCAGAGGATGTGTCTGAAGAGCTGATCCAAGACATCACGCAGAAGCTCTTCTTCCTGCAGGTGAAGGAAGGGATTCTCAGCGATGAGATCTACTGTCCTCCTGAAACAGCAGTACTTCTTGGTTCCTATGCTGTGCAGGCCAAATTTGGAGATTATAACAAAGAGGTGCACAAGCCTGGATACCTCAATTCAGAGCGTCTGATCCCCCAAAG GGTCATGGATCAGCATAAACTCTCCAGAGAGCAGTGGGAAGAACGGATTCAGGTGTGGCATGCTGAACACAGTGGCATGCTCAA AGAGAATGCCATGCTGGAATACTTGAAGATTGCCCAAGACCTGGAGATGTATGGAATCAACTACTTTGAAATCAAGAATAAGAAAGGAACTGACCTTTGGCTGGGGGTTGATGCCTTGGGGCTCAACATCTATGAAAAGGATGATAA acTAACTCCAAAGATTGGGTTCCCCTGGAGCGAAATCAGAAACATCTCCTTCAATGACAAGAAGTTTGTTATAAAGCCCATTGACAAGAAGGCACCA GACTTTGTGTTTTATGCCCCTCGTCTGAGAATTAACAAGAGGATCTTGCAGCTCTGCATGGGCAACCATGAACTGTATATGCGGCGCAGGAAGCCTGACACCATTGAGGTGCAACAGATGAAAGCCCAGGCCCGGGAAGAGAAGCACCAGAAGCAACTGGAAAG GAAACAACTAGAAGatgaaaagaggaggagggagacaattgagagggagaaagaacaaatgctgagggagaaggaggagctCCTGGTGAGGCTACAGGAGTATGAAGTGAAGActcagaaagcagagaaag AGCTCTCAGATCAGATCCAAAGAGCCattcagctggaggaggaaaggagacgAGCCCAGGAGGAAGCAGAACGTTTGGAAGCTGACCGTTTAGCTGCTCTGCAGGccaaggaagagctggaaagacAAACTATGGACCAGATAAAGAGCCAGGAACAACTG GCTACAGAGCTTGCAGAGTATACAGCCAAGATTGCACTTCTTGAAGAGGCAAGGAGGCGTAAAGAGAGTGAGGTTGAAGAGTGGCAAATCAGA GCCAGGGAAGCCCAGGAGGATCTGGTAAAGACAAAGGAGGAGTTACACCTGGTAATGACTgctccacctccacctccaccaCCTGTCTATGAGCCAGTGAACTACCATGTCCACGATAACTTGCAAGATGAAGGCTCTGAGTACTCTGCCTACAGTGCAGAGTTCTCCAGTGAGGGGATCAGGAATGACCGCAATGAGGAGAAGCGCATTACTGAAGCAGAGAAGAATGCACGTGTACAGAGTCAACTGAGG GCACTGACAGACGAGCTGGCCCAGGCTAGAGATGAAAATAAGAGGACCCAAAACGACATTATCCACTCAGAAAACATGCGACAGGGACGTGACAAGTACAAGACGCTGCGGCAGATCCGGCAAGGCAACACCAAGCAGAGAATCGATGAGTTTGAGGCAATGTAA